The sequence below is a genomic window from Setaria italica strain Yugu1 chromosome IV, Setaria_italica_v2.0, whole genome shotgun sequence.
TTCACATCTGACACACTTATTGATGACTTCAATGATATAAAGATCCGTAGAGTAAGACTAAAATGAAAAAGGTAATCAAATCTGCATATTTAGTTGAATCATTAGTTAGTCAGAGACTTCAATGATATTGCTCTTCTGTATTGGAATCATTAATTGTTATATATTTCTCGAGATTTTAGTCGTTACAATCTATCGGTCGTGTTTGACCGCCCCTCCCCTATGTTGAATTCTTGGCTACGCCACTGGTTGTGCGACggggggcggcggagcgggtggTGGAGGGGGCTGCGGGCAGTGGAGCTGGCGACGGGGTGCGGGAGCGACCGAGcggttcctcttcctccaccgaGCCCCTGCTCCTCCcgttcctcctcccgccgctgcTTCCCCAGGATCTTGTCTCTTCAACTCCGGTGCTTGCCTCCCCCAATAGATCCGGTGCCTCCTGCTCCAGTGCCGGCAAAGAATAGAGGCTGTAGTGCAGGTGGCGTGGCTAGCTGGGAGGCACGGCGCGGCTACCTGGGAGCGCAGCGTGGCACCTAGGAGCACGGCGCAGTGCGGCGTGACACCCAAGAAGGGATCGTGGCGGGCGGAGGGTAGCAGGCCAGGGAGGCGCGGTGGGTagcggggaggtggcggcgaagaAAGGGAGGAGGGCAGGTGGCGGGGAGCGAGGGCGGGCGGTGGGGAACGAGATCCTCTGAAGTCGGTCTCCATGACTGCTGCCGGCAGTCACTAAATTGTTGTCGTTCATTGGCATCCAACGGAGCAAGCTGAGCCCAAGCACTCTACCTCGTTTGCACGTTGTGTGGCCCAACAACACAGCCTGTTAAGCGTAAAAATGCAGCGGGCAGCTCCTACCGAGAGCTCCCCATGGATAGGGgaaatcgccgccgccgtcttctgcTTGAGCGCCATGCCGTTGCCATCCCCTCACCTAGAGCCACGCCATCATCATCCCCTCGCCCAGAGCCGCGCTGTCGCCATCCCCTCTCCCAGAGCCGCCTCGTCGCCATCCCTTCGCTGCGAGCTGCATCGTCGCCGCTCCCTCATCAAGCGTCTCGGCGTCGCCGTCCCTCGCCGAGCGTCGTCGCCGTCATGGATTTTGATTTTGATGCTTTGGGTACAACCACAATTAACATAGTTTGCAAGCTCTTGCACAAATTGCACTTTACACGCATGGTCNNNNNNNNNNNNNNNNNNNNNNNNNNNNNNNNNNNNNNNNNNNNNNNNNNNNNNNNNNNNNNNNNNNNNNNNNNNNNNNNNNNNNNNNNNNNNNNNNNNNTTGGGCCACGCACGGTGTGTTAGATCAGCCAACACGTAAAAATTTGGGTGAGCTAAAGTGGGGAGGGAAGAAATTGGAAAGTTGAGATAAAGCTGCTGGCAACAAGTCTCTGATGAAAGGGCATCCTTTGAATCATCGGGCAACCAGTACATCCCAAGATTCGTCGGTGcggaaagaattcaaattcagccTTCGAAGTTTCTCTTGTTCTTTCGTTGGGTGTTAGAATTTTCTTCAATGTCCATTCTCCATGTTTCCAAGAACATTGAGAATCAAAATACTACGTAACTGTAATAAATGAATGAACTGTGGATTGATCTAGCCTTGGGGTGTCTCCAATAGTCTAGCTTATAGCTAGTTCAATCAATTTTTACAAGTTAAACGATGCAATAAGTATGAGACTAGTATGGAGTGAAGAGCTAATCTCGCTCACCTTTCGATGCAGCTCTCCTCACAGTACGATCTTCAAAGCTACCATGTATGCGGGACCCATATCAACTATGAGCTATCAACTAATTTATAAACTTATACTATTGGAGACGCCGACTTTGAGCCCAAGGACCAAAGCTATCTATGTCAATGATCTTTTTCACGAGGAACTTGTGTATATGTGATGTATTGAGGTATTTTTGTTTGATGTCTGTGGTCATTACTTGAAtagtttattttgaaaaaatagaaaaatacaaGTACCTACGATGAGTTCAGTTCGTATAATGTTTATAATTTTATAAGTCCAATATTTGTCCTTGCGACACGTATATACTAATATACTTGTCACGGGCCCACGTGGCTATGTCACAACTTTTTTTTAGAAGAACTGCAACAGGCTAGATATGCCAACCTGAAGATATATTATCAATATATACGAGCGTTTGCATACAAGATTTGTGAAGCTAGCGTCACAACTATATTAACAGGGCCTTGTTACCATACAATGACAAAAATCTGAAGTTATCCTGGTACTGTCATGTACATTTGACGGATCCAAATTTTAAAATGGTTGTTCGGGTTCttactaagggtgcgtttggttggttgtatcatttaattcatgtatgaaatgattcaaaataataatgatccttttatttggttgggtgaattgtaccagctcatccaggatgagaccatcccacttaatacattattctactaattagagtgaaccatatggtacaagcaaattggtcgAACCACCCCATCCaagatcatccatgcatgcatcatgtggtgcatgcaaccaaacacaccctaagttgGAGTCTTCGACGAGTATAAAAGCTAATTAATTTTTCACTGAGatattgtgaatttgtgatttgTGAATTACAAATAGGATTCGGCACGTTCCTAGGCCACCGGCTTGTCCACGCGCACGAGGAAGCTACAGAACCATCACGACACGAACTGTGCTACGTaaccgaagccgaagccgaagccgaagacGACCATCAAGAGGCAGAAGCCGGCGATCTTCGGCGCGAAGATCCTTTCCCTAGCCCACCGGCACCGGGGGAGGCCGGGGATGAAGAGGCCGCAGAGCAGGAGCGCGACGAAGAACAAGGACGCGACAATGGCGATTAAATAGGATGCTCTTCCTGGCCCTCCTGCGCTTGCGCTCCTCGgggtcctccgcctccgcctccgccgccatctccgagCCACTGTGCGGCGCCATgctccgcgcgccgccgccgccgggatggcAGCCTGCGGTTATGGTGGGCATCGTCGCGAGCTAGGGTGCTTGGTGCTGACGTGATCTGGAGGAGGTGGCCCTTTTTGGTTTTGTTTCTCGTGTCATCTCACGTGTCTgtgtggagggagggagagaggaaagTGCGGGCTTTGTAGACAACCCAGTGCGGGTGTGGCGGGCTTGTCGGACTCGGAGCTGCGATCCCAGGTATTTATAGACCCAGTGGGCCGTGTGTGGCCAGTGGGTGGGCTTCGTTGTTGGCCCTTTATAGACCCAGCGCGCCGTTTGGCATGGTAAGcatcgcgccgcgccgcggccgaGTGAACGGAGATCAGCATTGCGTCTGACCTCACCGCCATTctcgccgcaccgccgcctccatgcCGCCCACGGTGTTGGCCAAGCACGCCGGCGTTTTCTCCCGATTcgatatgatttttttttttgtttttgagtAGAGTCCGATATGATGAGCGCCAAACTTTCTCCAGATTTGTTGCGCCTCAACCCCCGAACCATCAAGAATTCATGAATGCCATAAAGGATAGTAGGAAGAATTTGAAGTTCTACTCCGGTACGCACATTTTCAACAAAATTTGAAGATATCTTAAATCTTTCATACATGTTTGAGAAAAATGAACTGTACATGCTTATGGTCTGACCGACCATCTTTTTCCCATAGTGTTGTGTAAACGTATCTGTTCAAGTACATTTTCGGTATCTCCATCATCCATTTATTCTTGGATCAGGTGAGCCCCAATTTACAGTAGAAGGAATTGGCACACCCGTTATATCTTCAGTTCAGTCAGTTGTGATCGAGTTTCAACCATTCCAGCTTCTTCCAGGATATCTTCGTCGAACTTTGGCGGGCTAGATGGAGCACTGCTTGAGGGTGAATCTGACAGGAACACATCTGAGTTGTTGTCAGACCATTCTGCAGCTCCAGCACCACCAGCTTCTGCATCTTTAGGTGTTTCTGAATTGGGTTCATTCTTAGTGCCATCCACTTCTGGCTCATCCCGTGCTGATGTATCCTTGAACAGTTGATCTCCTTGAGAGTTTGGTCCAGGAGCTTCTGCTTCTGGTAAAGAATGCGTAGAATAATGGTTATCTGCTGGTTCTATATGATGAATCTGAACTGATCTGCTATCCAGCAAGCTATGTTCAGCTGCTTTGTTGCTGGTTTCTGTTTCCTCTAGAGGTATTGCATCAAAGCCATCATGTTCATTGTGTAATCCCTTCTGGTCTGGTTCATGATTTGTGATGTGATCATTTTTGCTTGACCAATCCAGATGACTGAAGGCATCATCAACCTTTGCAAGGCTTTCTTTCTCCTCGCTTGATAACTTAGATTTGCCAATTGTTGTACTCATGTCCATATCAGAAAATATAGCCTACAATTATCAGGAAAAATATGTGTAAATGTATACAAAGGTGAAATGGCGCGAGCAGTTGATGCAATAAGATATAAGAAATATCCAACTACCTCAACTCTGAAGTCTACAGGAAATCGGTGTTTTGTGTCCCATAGAATATCAATCTGGTCCCTATCAAGTACCAACAGATTGTCTTCAATAAAAGCTGTGCTAAACATGGCTCTGAACACCATAACTTCATGTTCAAAGTCCTCATCCAGGCTGATGCACTCAATTACAATGTCTCCTTGCACAGGACAATGAACATTAACCTTGATTATCTCACATTCTTCCTGAATTTGCAAACAAGAACAGTTTAATACGCATCAGTTCATCACTTCAGGCTTGAAAATGTCTTAAGATACCATATATATAGTTTTACATCAAATATACACCTATCCTACAATTCGGGGAAAAAAATTGGGAGGCTGATAAAATAAATAACAAAAAGGTAAGATTAAGCACTTCGAAATTTGAGCTTTGGACTTATTCATAACaatagaaaataaatttaattaaacTTGTAAGGTTGCAATGGTATATTTTAAATAGATCGGTACAAGTTTAAACATTAAACTATTGAGCCAAAGCATTATGGACAAACAGCATAGACATGCCATAAATACTAATATGCGATTCATGATAGTTGATAACCAAACAAAGTTATACCTGTGTATAAAGCTGGACAAAATCACTTGTCTTTGGGATCGAAAAAAGAACTTTAGTAGCCCTGTCATTAGGTGCAAGGGGATCTAGGCCATAAATCCGGAATATTGGTCTACATCCCCCTTGCCCATCAAAATTCGGTACCTTCCTGATTATTATACAATTCAAATTCAGCATTTTGTCAACAGGAGGCCACAATTCTGGTGATGTGTGCATTTTTGACACATACTTCAAGTATCTCAGCTGAGAAGGCACTGGGTCAATTGGTGAGAATAGCTCAGCTAGCCCATCTGGTGCGTGTCTGCAAACCATCTCTAAAGCCTTCCTCTCATCACTACACCTTTTGAGGTAAACCAGTAGAGCTGCCAATGCAAAAGCAAGGACTGGCCACCCCCCATGTTCTGAATGGATAAGCAGAAAATTGTCCTGGCTTAACGAGAGCCAGCTTTCACTAGACCTCAGGAAATGGTGAATCATCTCCATGGTGAGCAAGGGGCATCCTTCATAGTTACGTGGATAACCCATCACACTCATGTCGTAGTAAGAGAAAATGCTGGCAATTTGGTTGTCCTTCTTGCCTCCCTCAAAGTTGAATAGCATGAATGAGTCGATGGAGTAGCGGCCAAGTAGCTGTTTTAAGATTCCTCCAATGTATGGCATCAGCTCGTCTTCTTCAAGTAAATCCGTGGAGAAGCAGTGGTCAAATACTGGCAAGTAAAGAAGCAATAAATAGTCAGCATCAGAAACAGAGAGCAAATGCTATTTTCGTTATTAAACAGTATGATTACAAATAATGTACAAAGGATGACCAGTTGAAATAGGTGAATGTTTGCATAAGAATGTTGGGAATAAAGTTCAATTTGAAGTAGCGTCGACTTAGACAATGAAACATCAGTGTATACTTGAGAAAAGGAAATGTAGTAGGTACTACCTAAGCTGCACAGGTGGATGATAAATGGGGGAAATGAACCTAGTTTTgggcaattagttttatcagaAGAAGTCATGAAAAAATTCAAATCAAATTGATAAGGTAGTGGATGAAGTCTGAACAACAGGTTCGTCTATAAAAAGCCTGAACAACAACATCAAGGTGACACTTGTCAACAATTCGATAAAATCACTTCCCCACAAACACAGTAAGATCAAATAATGGCATGATATATTATCTTTAAATACATATTTGGCACTAATATGAGAatgtaagcctcaacggttgcCATTTTTCACATAAATGAGCAAATGTGCATCTGATCCCATCCACTCTCCAATCCAACAATTGGAAGGTCCATCCCATCCACCAAGCATAGAAAACTTAATTTAGTATCATATAAATGCTAAATCCCATGAACTAAACTAACTGCTGTTGAAAACAATCACACCCAACTAAAACAGTTTCACTTCAAAATGGAGATGTGATAGttcatataaaaaaaaagagagacaatGGCAACGCGGTAGCCAACTACTCTGGTCAATTTCCGTGCCCCTATTTTGGTCAAGCGCATAGTTTAACAACAGCTAAGCGACGGCCTTTCCGCGAGTCAAAGCATGAACCGAACCCACCGGCACAAAGCCACAAAGTCTGGGCAAAGCTATCTCCACTCCCCAAGCAAATCCCCGCCTCGAGATCAAAATAAACGcactcttcttttttttttacataattTCCCCCCTCGAGAAATGGGGAATAAAGCAAGAAAAGGTGCGTGCGAAGTGGCTTGTGTGGGCAGTATTCTCGGTACCGTGGCACGCGTTACTTCCAAGAAGCCCCCGACGAACAGGTCCAACAAGCCCAGCCCCAGCGCGAGCAAACGAGCAGGTTCGCACAAACGCACCCAGCTAAAATAGCAAGATTGCCGAGTACCGGGCCGAGAAAGGGCACGCACCGAGGATGTTGCCGGAGATCTCGACGAGCCCGTCGGGCGGCCGCCGGTAGAACAGCCGCCGGAACAGCGCCatccgcccgcgcgcgccgccgccgccgcaggaacCGGCGCAGAGCGCGACGCGCCGCCGGGTAGCCGAACCGTGGggtggaggagatggagggggacggggacggagagggaggagacgtGACGAGCAGTAGCGGAGACcgttgggggaggaggggggtggCAGCCCGTGGTGGCGAGATATATTGGCAGCGGTGGGAGCTCCGCGCCGGTGGATTTGTTTTCTCGGAGGTTTTGGTGATGGTCTGGACGTTTGGTTTGTTTAACAGGTCGTTGTGGGCGCGTGCGTGCGACCGCTGTAGCACGAGACAGGTGCGGAGTAGGGATCGCTGACGGGCACAAATTATACACGTGCCCACGGGCAAAAATCCGGTAGTACAAGGATACGGGTGTTATTTTGTGCCTGCGAGCACGTGTGCAGATTTGAGTTTGTACCCGTAAGTATAAAagggcatgttcgcttcagcttattcaaccggcttatcagccaccaaacagtgttttcctctcacaacaaatcagccgtttcagcttttcagccgacttataagctgaagcgaacaggcccaaaaTATCTTACCCGTGCTCGTGAACCCGCGAACCGGCGCCTGACATGTGGACCTTATAAAGTATATAATACATTTCTATCTATCCTTATCCTCCCGGAGTCCACTCTCGCACGCCCGCACCCCCGCTCGCTCCCGCaccccgccaccacctccccccCGCCCGCCCTTGCCCCTCGCTCCCGCCGACTGTCGGCCGCCACCCGCCACCCTCTCccgctgcccgtcgccgcctctcCACCTGCCCAGCTCCCCGCCACCACCTctctgccgcccgccgccccccgtCGCCACGGGCATGGGTGTGCCCGCAGGTGACGAAGGTTTGCCTCGCAGATGCGGGTTTGTAAATCCTCTACCCGCGGGTAATGTGTTGGTTCCACCAATGTAACAGGAAGGCCCGCATTCGGccttcaaggaaaaaaaagaaagaaagaaaagttggaatgggttcaaaatttgaatctttatttcctttattatttcattattattgttatcctttttctttcaaaccATTGCCTTTATTTCCTTGTTTGTTCCTCTTCCCTTTTTCTTTAGGTAAAGACTCTATGGCAGCAGGCTGTAAATTTGTTGGTTGGTACAGCCGGCTTCATCCGCCGTCGGTCCAGGAACGTACGGCACAGATCACCAGCTATTATTTCTCACGGACGACGCATCCCCTCCGCCGCGGGGTCCACTAGTCAGAGAGAACGGGCAGGTTTTCTGAGCGACTGTTCAAATCACCGGGATGCGCGCCTGTTCGGTTCGCATCGTTCCCCATTCTCCATTCCGCTTTCTCTCTCTagggtttctctctctcttccgcccGGCGATTTCTAGGCGAGGCCTGCAAATCCGACGATTCCGCGTGAAGGGAAGCGCATATCCAAGGCGGCGAAGCGATGGAGCGCGCACGGAGGTGAGCCCATTCTACTCATATGCGTCGATTTCTACACCACGAAGGCCGGATGCGTACTGATTTTTGTGGGCACCTCGTGGGATTTCCAATTCATAGGAGGGGCTTGAGGATTCGGTGGTAGAGGAGGAGCGAGGGGAGGGGTACGCACGAAGGTGAGACATCTACATTCGAGTTCTCGTTTAATTTGATGTTGGATGGGTGCTCGAAATCTGACTGATTCGCGATCGTCCCCCTCTGTTTCATTTGGGTTTTGGCGAATTTCTCAACTGCGTGCCCAATCCTGTCGAAAACCCAGCTGCTTATGATCTGCGCGCACAAGGTTAGACATCCATTTGACACGTGCTCCCATTTTTTCATGAATTTTCATTCGCGAGGGAGGGAGATCTCCAAAACACGAACTGATTTGGATTCTTTTCGCCTACTGTTTTTTCCACCTAATTTTGATGGTAGGTAGGGAGCCTAAATCTGGAGCGGTTGATAAGTTGGTCAGCTACATAGAGGTGAGTTTTTTTTCACCACCAGTGCcctctatttttttcccttttgcttGGATGCATGTTATGTAGGTTGGATTTTTTAGAGATACCCCCAGCTGCTGTGATGCATGTTAACACAAATGTGTTTTTGTGGTCCGTACACTAATGTGCTTGTATTCAGAGCAGTCCACTGTTGCTTTTTGAGCTAATTTTCATACTATTATGCATGTTTATCCAGACACATGCACCCTGTCTGCCCTCTGAGCTATGCATGTATATATTTTTTCAGAGACAGCCCCCCATGTTTGTTGCCTGTTTAGCTACCATAATATTATGCATGTTATTTTTTCAGAGACAGCACCCCTGTCATTTTTTCTGAGCTAGGTTCACCTTGTTGCAGTGAAGTTTTATGGCTCACTGTTTTTTGTTCTTGTCTGAACATTGCTCTGAAACCCATTGCAGATTCCTAGTTCTGTTAAAACTTACATCCTCTTCAATGTTCTAGAATTTTTAGCTTCAGTTAACTAGGTAGGTATTCCATGGTCAGACACTTTGTGTGTTAATCCTTCCTCTTTTGGGCTGAGTTTTTATTCGGTTTTGCTTCTGCTCAATGTATCTTTTTTTGTGTCTAGTTGGTATTTTTTTAGGATCTGATTATCTTTTTTAGTTGCTCACCTGCTGGGTTAGATGCTTGATAACAAAAAAATCTAACCCAGAAAAACAAACATAGGTGCCTCAAAGATGTTTGTGGCTTAAAACAAACATAGGTGTTTAATTGATCCGACTTAGCTTATCTCCTGCGCAGCTAGTGCATCCATGACACATTCTACCTAGTATCTTTGGATATTAAGGTTCACGGTGTGCTGTTGAAtaattgtttttgttttttcagaGATAATCCCATGTTTGTTTTCTGAGGTAGCTCCCACACTATTTATTCATACAAACAGAGCACCCATACATAGTAGTTACGCACTATATTTAAGACCTGCCCTGTGGTCACCGATCACAGTGGTAATACCAGTGGCGATTATACCTGTACCAATTATCAGGCAACTCTTAAAAACTCTAGGAGGGGATTCAGAGTTGTGATTGCGTTAGGTGCAGCCCCATAGCAATTTCTTTTTCAGAATTACtctctccgttctaaattatgagtcattccaactttcttggagtcaaagcatctcaagtttgaccaaatttatacaataatgtactaacattcatgataccaaataggtaccattagtttctttattaaatatgttttcatagtatatctattcggtgccataaacttttgtgatcttctctataattttggtcaaacataaaatggtttgactctctaagaaagttggaatgacttataatttggaacggagggagtatattgttTGCAGTAGAAATCATTCAGTGTAGTTCAGCAGCACAATGGTGGGAGCTATCTAACggcttttatctttttttttgctatcATTGAAGCATAGGTGGGGAGCTACAGTTTGGAAGATAAGGAGGTGGAAGGGGgagtgttgacgctcgttattgacacacttttagtgccatttaactagtgttttcatgcatattcttatactaacccgccacttggcacctgaaataaccccatattcgtatgtgttgtgttttggatcatattgcaaaatcacaggaGATACGACATAAttgaagggtttttctacaGGTTGGAATTGGGCctggactttggatattggaaggcccaaacacgaacattgaactGCAGACCCGCAGGAGGAGCTCTCCACCCTGTTCTCATCATCCAACTTTACTTTGCAGAAGAAATTAGGATCTTCCTGTTGTATCTCTCTAAAGCGGTCTATAGCCTCTTGCATGTCCTTGTACTTTTTTGCCCTCCTAATCTTGGACCGAAAGTTGCTGACATCTTTCCCTTCATATGGCACCATCTGTGCTGAACCATACATCTCATTCATCAGCTGCATTATACGCCCTGTGGACAGGTTGCATCCGTGCAGTAGGGTAATAAACTCCTTCTCTTGCTGCGGGATCCCTTTGTGAGACCTTAGGAATTTTTTCAGAGATGGCTTCACAACTAGATCATGGTTGTGGTCAGCCATAAAGTAGGCCACATGCCACCTCCATCTATGAGATTCACAACCATCGTGGCTTTGCATCCTGTGTGAATCATcttcccccttttccttttctttccaccATCaactttcttcttctcttttgttTCATCATTGTTGCTCTCAGGTTCAGAATCATGTTCAGAAGATTTGTCCCCATCAGACTCAGCAGTTGCTTCCTCTTCCTTAGCCTTCTTACCATAGCCCTCTTTGTTACACACATGTCACTTTGTGCTGCTCCCTTGATAAACCTGACAGACATGTAGAACTAATGTGAATTGAGAAGCCAATCCTctttgcatatgtgttgtagtAAGACTTTGCTTCCGCTTTAGATGCAAAAGTCTGTCCAGTGTACGGGACAGGAGGTGTACACCAAACTTCTTCAACAACCTCATCAGCAACACCATAAACTTGATTGTCATCAGCAAATTCTGTACTAGCAGCAGCAACTTGGTTGGTGTCAGGAAATGGACTACTCTGCACCAGGTTTTGCGCATCACCAGCAGTTAGCAGGGTGCTCCCATCTGCAATTTGAACCTGCTCACAGGACCCCAACCCAGCCCCTGCTAAATCTGCTTGAGTACAGAAGGAAGGATTTGCAGCGTCAACATCCAGGAAATCAAAGTCTGGCGGTAGCTTGTTCAAATCCATAATGACTGTACCTAATGACAAGCAACTTAATTTAGTTTAACAGGAAAAAATATAACAAGATGAAGGCACAATAGTCCAGTAATCTAGCAATTTTTCTCCATGTTCTAAAAAACCAGCACTTATTTTTTCCGCAGCACTAACCAATTGTGTTTACTAACTCAAGTCTTACATTTTTGTTTTTGCTAAATACACAACCAGCAGGGACGGATGGTGGTAACAGCACAGGAAATCATAAAGCAGATGATGTATGCAGAACATTCAAATCGTgcaggcaaaaaaaaataccaaatttgtGGTTTGCGTTCCTGTGTGTTTGTGGGCAGTTGGGAATTTGGAGGATTGttctgtagtttttttttcggTTCTTAGATCCAGATCTCATGGGTTTGATATAACCAAGCAAATATGTGTATCATAAAGCTGTGATATGTGTTGGTGATCTCTGGGTTTCAAAATCTCTGGTAGATCTGTGAATTTGTGCGGTGAAATTCATCAACAAAATGAGGTGAATATGTACACGCACCGTCTTTTTCTGTCGATCTAAACTGCCTGCAGCTTTTCGCCTGGATCCCTCTTTCTTTTCGCTTTTTCGCCCCCCTGTTTTTCCTGGGAGATTCGTCGGCGGAGCAGACCGCCACCAGGAGCCTAGGTTTCGAGATATTTTTTCCTGTAAATACAGGTTAATGTGGGACCGACATCGGGGAGGAACGCGCGCCTTGCGCGCGCTTTTTAACGCGCGTTCCGCCATTGCCGACCAAGGAAACAAGGAAGCGGAAGCAAAAAAAGGGAAAGGGGGGTTGATTTAGGTTCTCTAGATGCCAAAAAAAGGACAGGCTGCCCGACAGGACTATATTACATCCGGCTGTAATATAGTCGTgtccttttctttattatcttgtTTTTCTTGAgaaatcctttttctttttctttgagtaTTCCAGAGTAcattttttccctatttttATAGTTCATCGTTCAATGCAAGTTGATCGTGGAAGGACCACATATTCTTATGTTCTTTACATAGTTTATTAAAGACTTTTATCCCTACGTCTTCATACCTAGTTGTATAAGTAAAATTCAACATATTTTACAATTTTCGATTGCGCGTGGGCGTGGCGTAGGGCGATGTTTGATAATTCCACCAATTTGATGGTGTGCAAACTTTAAAGAGACAACCAAATCTTTCATATGCCTTTGCCTTAGTTTGAATACTTGGTTATTTCACTCATTTCTCCATCACTGCAGGGTAGGGATGCATATTGCTCGATTTTTATGCTAAAATCacaatttggtatttttttataTCGCAAATGGGATCCATCGTAGActtgtcttttttttaaaaccACAATGGATGGTGAATATTTTTCACCATTGTTATAAAACTGTTCTAACTAACATTcgtaagaaaaaaatatattcaagCACTTAACACTTGGCTAGTTTTTAGAGCAGATGCGCCGGACATGAGTTGTTGCACAAGACAATAAG
It includes:
- the LOC101781471 gene encoding formin-like protein 6, which translates into the protein MALFRRLFYRRPPDGLVEISGNILVFDHCFSTDLLEEDELMPYIGGILKQLLGRYSIDSFMLFNFEGGKKDNQIASIFSYYDMSVMGYPRNYEGCPLLTMEMIHHFLRSSESWLSLSQDNFLLIHSEHGGWPVLAFALAALLVYLKRCSDERKALEMVCRHAPDGLAELFSPIDPVPSQLRYLKYVSKMHTSPELWPPVDKMLNLNCIIIRKVPNFDGQGGCRPIFRIYGLDPLAPNDRATKVLFSIPKTSDFVQLYTQEECEIIKVNVHCPVQGDIVIECISLDEDFEHEVMVFRAMFSTAFIEDNLLVLDRDQIDILWDTKHRFPVDFRVEAIFSDMDMSTTIGKSKLSSEEKESLAKVDDAFSHLDWSSKNDHITNHEPDQKGLHNEHDGFDAIPLEETETSNKAAEHSLLDSRSVQIHHIEPADNHYSTHSLPEAEAPGPNSQGDQLFKDTSARDEPEVDGTKNEPNSETPKDAEAGGAGAAEWSDNNSDVFLSDSPSSSAPSSPPKFDEDILEEAGMVETRSQLTELKI